From Candidatus Delongbacteria bacterium, a single genomic window includes:
- a CDS encoding hemerythrin family protein — protein MDTILWEKEYVLGYENLDEQHKSIIELYNDIAIRATNGFNTSMIINSVKNLLDYAQMDFSTEERLMILNNYPNFKSHRNEHDFFIRRVEEYLDLLEVDYDSVAVEMIYFMREWITNHFLNSDKELVSELPNLEN, from the coding sequence ATGGATACTATTCTATGGGAAAAAGAATATGTATTGGGCTATGAAAACCTTGATGAGCAACATAAGAGCATTATAGAACTATACAATGATATTGCGATCCGAGCTACTAATGGCTTCAATACATCTATGATTATCAACAGTGTTAAAAATCTTCTAGATTATGCACAAATGGACTTTAGTACTGAAGAGAGATTGATGATTCTCAACAATTATCCTAATTTTAAAAGTCATCGAAATGAACATGATTTTTTTATTCGAAGAGTTGAAGAGTATCTTGATTTACTTGAAGTTGATTATGATAGTGTAGCTGTTGAAATGATTTATTTCATGAGAGAGTGGATAACTAACCATTTTCTGAATAGCGATAAGGAATTGGTAAGTGAATTGCCAAATCTGGAGAATTGA
- a CDS encoding 4-alpha-glucanotransferase, with amino-acid sequence MKIKNNKHSGILLHITSLPGEKYCGSFSKEAYKFVDFLSDSGFKYWQILPLTIISEPEYSPYSSVSLFGINPLLISIGDELRPCHDNQIDYDKREDIVISHILEKYKSFNINVKEYVNFKNSSKYWLENFILHISEVSSFYKKLSKFANDELIIFSQFLAFTQWMNLKNYANSKGILIVGDIPIYCGLNSVEFKSEPQLFYIDEVGNADPVAGVPPDEFSETGQLWGNPIYDWDYHCETNFRWWNRRINYNLELYDYLRIDHFRALYNFWAIPKGCSALEGKWCLSKGKDFLKTLKKEVLARLIAEDLGAHDEGVEKLRVEFKIPGMSILQFGPYHRNQHDPDFTEYDRWIYTGTHDNATLRSWYDNLDFISKLFLKDRKYHSNPYLNQILRVFNSNAQTAIVPLQDLLYENESTRMNTPGTTIGNWKYRLSDCNHKILVDFLKNINLNTNRFFFFEINPKKT; translated from the coding sequence ATGAAAATAAAAAATAATAAACATTCTGGCATTCTTCTTCACATCACATCTTTACCAGGAGAAAAATATTGTGGTTCATTCTCAAAAGAAGCTTATAAGTTTGTAGATTTTCTATCTGATTCAGGATTTAAATATTGGCAGATTTTACCTCTAACAATCATTTCCGAACCAGAATATTCTCCGTATAGTTCTGTATCTCTTTTCGGAATCAACCCATTACTTATTTCAATTGGTGATGAATTACGTCCATGTCACGATAACCAGATTGACTATGATAAAAGAGAAGACATTGTCATCAGTCATATTCTAGAAAAGTATAAATCTTTTAATATCAATGTAAAAGAATATGTTAACTTTAAAAATAGTAGCAAGTACTGGTTAGAAAATTTTATCCTTCACATATCAGAAGTGAGCAGCTTTTACAAAAAGCTTTCTAAATTTGCTAATGATGAACTTATAATTTTCAGTCAATTTTTGGCTTTTACCCAATGGATGAATTTAAAAAATTATGCAAATTCAAAAGGTATTTTGATTGTAGGAGATATCCCCATTTATTGTGGTTTAAACTCAGTTGAATTCAAATCTGAACCGCAGCTTTTTTACATTGATGAAGTTGGTAATGCTGACCCTGTTGCGGGAGTTCCTCCCGATGAATTCTCTGAAACCGGACAATTATGGGGGAATCCTATCTACGACTGGGATTATCATTGTGAAACAAATTTTAGATGGTGGAATAGAAGGATCAACTACAATTTAGAACTTTATGATTATCTAAGAATTGATCATTTTCGAGCTCTATATAATTTTTGGGCAATACCTAAAGGGTGCTCTGCATTGGAGGGTAAATGGTGCCTATCAAAAGGAAAAGATTTTTTGAAAACTTTAAAAAAAGAAGTTTTAGCTCGACTGATTGCTGAAGATTTAGGAGCACATGACGAAGGTGTTGAAAAATTGAGAGTTGAATTCAAAATTCCAGGAATGTCGATATTGCAGTTTGGTCCGTATCATCGCAACCAACACGATCCTGATTTCACAGAATATGATAGATGGATTTATACAGGTACCCATGATAATGCAACTTTGAGATCGTGGTATGATAATTTGGATTTCATAAGCAAATTGTTTTTGAAGGATAGAAAATATCATTCCAATCCATATCTAAACCAAATTTTAAGAGTTTTTAACTCTAATGCACAAACGGCAATTGTCCCATTGCAAGATTTATTGTACGAAAATGAAAGTACCAGAATGAACACTCCTGGAACGACTATTGGAAATTGGAAGTATAGATTGAGTGATTGTAACCATAAGATTCTTGTTGATTTTTTAAAGAATATCAATTTAAATACAAACAGGTTTTTCTTTTTTGAAATTAATCCAAAAAAAACTTAA